Proteins from a single region of Pyrus communis chromosome 6, drPyrComm1.1, whole genome shotgun sequence:
- the LOC137737242 gene encoding F-box protein At5g07610-like: MESLCPEAAETIASNEDLLAHILLCMPPKSLLRFKSVSKHWLALISGPNFCNRHALQNPNSKVSAFFARTIISQEIFFTSLGNDENASGFRSKPLNFVGDPRGVEILQSCNGLLLCCSSLSTTGRYYVVNPTTSKFSTFFFPAATKSTTVSGVALAFDPAKSIHYKVVVVSTISESVGGYQFKVFLSETRSWKVFRANFPAKFDMNFSRGVHCNGLISWIGDASKVLLYDTDEHRFRTVPSPPGHGGYRWHRYFGESCGHLHLIEISRPQLSQFEVLEMEKDYSGWFVKYNVDLNAISSAFPEMVLFWFELRYNDPLWDYIGHESYNVFHSWSGFAWSSR; encoded by the exons ATGGAGAGTCTTTGTCCCGAAGCAGCTGAAACCATAGCCAGCAACGAAGACCTCCTTGCACATATCCTTCTTTGCATGCCCCCTAAATCTCTGCTCCGCTTCAAATCCGTCTCCAAGCACTGGCTCGCTCTTATCTCCGGCCCCAACTTCTGCAACCGCCATGCCCTCCAAAACCCAAATTCCAAGGTCTCTGCCTTCTTCGCCCGGACCATAATATCTCAAGAAATCTTCTTCACCTCTCTCGGCAACGACGAAAATGCATCTGGGTTTCGCTCCAAACCTCTGAATTTCGTCGGCGACCCACGGGGCGTCGAGATTCTGCAGTCCTGCAACGGCTTGCTCCTGTGTTGCTCCTCCCTCAGCACGACCGGCAGGTACTACGTTGTCAATCCCACAACCAGTAAGTTCTCAACGTTCTTTTTTCCAGCTGCTACTAAATCGACAACCGTTTCGGGTGTCGCTTTGGCTTTCGATCCTGCGAAATCGATTCATTACAAGGTTGTCGTCGTTAGTACCATTTCTGAGTCAGTTGGAGGTTACCAATTTAAGGTCTTTTTGTCTGAGACCCGAAGTTGGAAGGTTTTTCGGGCTAATTTCCCTGCGAAATTCGACATGAACTTCAGCCGTGGAGTGCACTGCAATGGACTAATTAGTTGGATTGGCGATGCAAGTAAGGTTTTGCTCTATGACACAGATGAACATCGTTTCAGGACTGTGCCAAGTCCGCCGGGTCACGGCGGCTACCGATGGCATAGATATTTTGGGGAGTCTTGTGGCCATTTGCATCTTATCGAAATTTCTAGGCCGCAACTTTCGCAATTTGAGGTGCTCGAGATGGAGAAGGACTACTCTGGTTGGTTTGTCAAGTACAATGTCGACCTTAATGCCATAAGCTCTGCATTTCCGGAGATG GTATTGTTCTGGTTTGAATTGAGGTATAATGATCCACTTTGGGATTATATTGGGCATGAAAGTTACAACGTCTTTCATTCATGGTCAGGGTTTGCTTGGTCATCTAGGTAA
- the LOC137736673 gene encoding F-box protein At5g07610, translated as MVAAAEVVACNEDLITLILLRLPVKSLLRFKCVSKKWLCLISTPNFSSRHRRLASASILLSQIPGLISHLSLNCSSSEKPFSSLDFIDDSAGVKLLQSINGLALGCSFHKLGKPRSYYVCNPSTRQFLTLPPPNAEGHDSFATVLGVYLAFDPSKSPHYQVVCVRNCSLSAAHDRYQIQIYPSETRTWRLCGSTFASPSDIMFETGVLWNGAIHWISPTGATLCFNINQEHLGSMPSPPSDEHWSKRRFRYFGESGGHLHLVEIYGPSTTQFQVFELERDYSRWICKYQIDISPIVDAFPEMVRDYLHPHHHDSLFYSFVLLFVQETEEGSSLLLHIPGKLISYNLRNKSFKEICDSGPKSTKTNTALHIGCFHAHQFIETLASV; from the coding sequence ATGGTGGCTGCAGCTGAGGTAGTAGCTTGCAACGAAGACCTCATCACATTGATCCTCCTACGCTTGCCGGTGAAATCGCTTCTCCGGTTCAAATGTGTCTCCAAGAAGTGGCTCTGTCTGATCTCCACCCCAAATTTCTCTAGCCGCCACCGCAGACTTGCCTCTGCATCCATCCTCTTGTCTCAAATTCCCGGCCTCATCAGCCACCTATCTCTCAATTGCAGCAGTTCAGAGAAACCCTTTTCGTCTCTTGACTTCATTGATGATTCAGCTGGTGTTAAGTTATTGCAGTCCATCAATGGCCTGGCCTTGGGGTGTAGCTTTCACAAGTTGGGAAAACCTCGTAGCTATTATGTCTGCAACCCTTCAACAAGGCAATTCTTGACGCTTCCTCCACCTAATGCTGAGGGTCATGATTCGTTCGCAACTGTTTTAGGTGTTTATTTAGCTTTTGATCCATCCAAATCACCTCACTACCAAGTCGTCTGCGTTCGAAATTGCTCTTTATCAGCAGCACACGATCGGTACCAAATTCAGATATACCCGTCCGAGACTCGAACTTGGAGGCTTTGTGGTTCTACTTTTGCGTCCCCATCCGACATCATGTTTGAAACTGGGGTGCTTTGGAATGGTGCAATACATTGGATTAGCCCAACGGGAGCTACATTATGTTTTAATATCAATCAAGAGCACCTTGGATCAATGCCTAGTCCTCCATCAGACGAGCACTGGAGCAAAAGAAGGTTCAGATATTTTGGTGAATCCGGTGGCCATTTGCACCTTGTTGAAATTTATGGTCCAAGCACCACTCAATTCCAAGTCTTCGAATTGGAGAGGGATTACTCAAGGTGGATTTGCAAGTACCAAATCGATATTTCTCCTATCGTCGATGCATTTCCGGAGATGGTTAGAGACTACCTTCACCCCCATCACCATGATTCTCTGTTTTACTcgtttgttttactttttgtcCAAGAAACTGAAGAGGGCTCATCGCTGTTGCTGCACATTCCTGGCAAGCTTATATCTTATAATCTTAGAAATAAGAGCTTCAAGGAGATTTGTGATTCTGGTCCAAAATCCACCAAAACAAATACAGCGTTACATATTGGATGCTTTCATGCTCATCAGTTTATAGAGACTCTTGCTAGTGTTTAA